A part of Pseudoliparis swirei isolate HS2019 ecotype Mariana Trench chromosome 8, NWPU_hadal_v1, whole genome shotgun sequence genomic DNA contains:
- the LOC130197638 gene encoding kelch-like protein 40a, whose product MAAQTIDPVEQPRMYQQTLLQDGLCDLLENDKFVDCVLQIQDQKFPCHRLVLAASSPFFKAMFLSDLEESKKHEIVLKDVEPGVMGMILRYLYTSEINLTEQNVQDIFMVANIYQIPSIFSVCVSYLQEKLVLGNCLAIFRLGLLLDCPRLALIARDFICERYKVIIRDQDFLQLGPSELAIIITLDALNIEREEQVFESLMDWVRHDETNRVKDLPELLHCIRFRLIPLDYFKEKVEHHQYLQSSPDIKKELDLVKDAHRGLLPKPSKHSSSRAEGGEGSEEEDEEDEGYLPGILNNNPRFGMFELELILMISDTGTVAYDPVGNECFVVSKSTEIPKNHCSLVTKENQVFVVGGLLFNEENKDEPFSSYFLQFDPVSSEWLGMPSQPNPRCLFGLTEDENSIFVVGGKELKEGEHALDSVIIYDRQSFKWGESDPLPYQVYGHGTVSHKGQVYVIGGKSESKKCLKRVCVYNPTKFEWKDLAPLKTARSLFGITVHQDQIFVVTGVTDVGLTSSVEVYDIANNKWSEFTEFPQERSSLNLLSMGGFLYAVGGFAMVPSETSEEPVPTEMMDIWRYDEPDQCWNGILREISYAEGCTILPVRLNPLRLTKL is encoded by the exons ATGGCTGCGCAGACCATAGACCCGGTGGAGCAGCCTCGCATGTACCAACAGACTCTCCTTCAGGACGGACTTTGTGACCTCTTGGAGAACGACAAGTTCGTGGACTGTGTCCTCCAAATTCAGGACCAGAAGTTCCCGTGCCACCGCTTGGTTCTGGCCGCCAGCAGCCCCTTCTTCAAGGCCATGTTCCTGTccgacctggaggagagcaagaaGCACGAGATCGTCCTTAAAGACGTGGAGCCGGGCGTAATGGGGATGATCCTGCGCTACCTGTACACCTCGGAGATTAATCTGACAGAACAGAACGTCCAGGACATCTTCATGGTTGCCAACATATACCAGATCCCCTCCATCTTCTCGGTATGTGTGTCCTACCTCCAAGAGAAGCTGGTGCTGGGAAACTGCTTGGCCATCTTCCGGTTGGGTCTGCTGCTGGATTGCCCCAGGCTTGCTCTGATCGCCAGAGACTTCATCTGCGAGCGCTACAAGGTCATCATCAGGGACCAGGACTTCCTGCAGCTGGGCCCGAGCGAGCTGGCCATCATCATCACCTTAGACGCCCTCAACATTGAACGTGAGGAGCAGGTGTTTGAGTCCCTGATGGACTGGGTCAGACATGACGAGACGAACCGAGTCAAGGACCTGCCAGAGCTGCTGCACTGCATCCGTTTCAGGCTCATACCTTTGGATTACTTCAAGGAGAAAGTGGAGCATCACCAGTACCTGCAGTCCAGCCCGGACATCAAGAAGGAGCTGGATCTCGTCAAGGATGCTCACAGGGGGCTTCTCCCAAAGCCCAGCAAGCACAGCAGTAGCAGGGCGGAGGGGGGagaaggaagtgaggaggaggacgaggaggacgaaggGTACCTGCCGGGTATACTCAACAACAACCCTCGCTTTGGGATGTTTGAGCTGGAGCTGATACTTATGATCAGCGACACGGGGACTGTGGCCTATGACCCAGTGGGAAATGAATGCTTTGTGGTCTCCAAGTCAACAGAAATCCCCAAGAACCACTGCAGCCTGGTGACCAAGGAGAACCAGGTGTTTGTCGTTGGAGGACTTCTCTTCAACGAAGAGAACAAAGACGAGCCATTCAGCTCCTACTTCCTGCAG TTTGACCCGGTGAGCTCAGAATGGTTGGGGATGCCCTCGCAACCCAACCCCCGCTGTCTGTTCGGCCTGACCGAAGATGAGAACTCCATCTTTGTTGTCGGAGGAAAGGAACTGAAGGAGGGCGAGCACGCCCTGGACTCAGTCATCATCTATGACAGACA GTCATTCAAATGGGGAGAGTCGGACCCTCTGCCGTATCAAGTGTATGGCCATGGGACCGTGTCACACAAAGGTCAAGTCTACGTCATTGGAGGAAAATCTGAAAGCAA GAAATGCTTGAAGAGAGTCTGTGTCTACAACCCCACGAAGTTCGAGTGGAAGGACCTGGCTCCCCTGAAGACGGCCCGCTCCCTGTTTGGCATCACTGTCCACCAAGACCAGATCTTCGTGGTGACGGGGGTCACAGACGTGGGCCTCACCAGCTCCGTGGAGGTCTACGACATCGCCAACAACAA gtggtCTGAGTTCACAGAGTTCCCTCAGGAGCGCAGCTCCCTCAATCTGCTCTCCATGGGAGGTTTCCTGTACGCTGTGGGGGGCTTTGCCATGGTGCCCAGTGAAACCAGTGAGGAGCCCGTCCCAACAGAGATGATGGACATCTGGAg ATACGATGAGCCCGACCAGTGCTGGAATGGGATTTTGCGAGAGATCAGCTACGCAGAGGGATGCACTATTCTTCCAGTGCGCCTCAATCCTCTGCGCCTCACCAAGTTATAA